The genomic DNA TGATGCTCTACAACAAATTATCGGTCTGTTTGCTCAGCCTAACATTGGTGCAGTGCAACTGCGGAAAAGTATTTTTAACCGATCGGTCAATTTCCTCACCAGAGGGCAAGCAGCGGAGATGGCGATGGATTTGTGGTTGCAGGAACGGCGAGCTGGCATTGGTGGAATTGGTGAGCTACGGGGCAACGGGCAGTTTGTCAGACGATCGGCACTGTTGCAGTGTGGTGCCTGGAATGAGTACACAATTACTGATGATTTGGATTTGACATTTCGCCTGCATTTGAACGGCTGGGACATTGCCTGTGTGCTTCATCCCGCGGTGGAGGAGGAAGGGGTGATTACAATCAAGCAGCTGTGGCATCAACGCAATCGCTGGGCAGAGGGGGGGTATCAGCGCTATCTGGACTATTTCCCCTATCTATGGCGGCTGCGGGGTAGTAAAGCCTTTGACCTCTGGTTGTTTTTCCTAGTTCAGTATCTTTTGCCAACAGCCTCGGTGCCCGATACCCTGTTTTCCCTGGGGTGGGGACGTTTCCCTCTGCTCCTACCTTTGGTGGCTCTGTCTTTCCTCTTGTCCTTCATTGCTATGTTCTTGGGTCTACGGCGGGCTTACAAGACTCCCTGGTGGCGGGCGCTGGGAGAAACTGTCCTGGGTACTGTTTATCTACTCCACTGGTTGCCTGTAATGATCAGCGTTACATTGCGCATGGCTGTCCGTCCGAAAAAATTGAAGTGGGTGAAGACTGTTCACCTAGGGCACAGCGCTTAGCACTTCCTTAGCAGAAATTCCCTTTTCCCCGTCGCCAAAGTACCAGAGAGAAAGAGCTGCTTCTAAGCGGGAGACATGTTTGCCTGGCTGTAAAAGAGTAGTAAAGCCAAAACTACGGCGGATGTTGCTCAGTTCGCCAGCACGGCTGTCCTGTAAAACCGCACCCAGGGCAGGGGGGCTAATCCGATCGCTATCTTGGAAATTCCAGGCATTTTGCACGGCATTGGAGCTGGCAGGGGGTATAGGACGGCGGACATCTAAGAGCACTTTCCACTGTAGCAACACTTCGCGGGTGAGGGGGCGATCGGGTTGAAATTCGCTGGTATTGCGATCGATAATGCCTGCATTAGCCAGACCTTGAATAAAGCTAAAATCGGGGTCACTTTGGGGGACATCAGTGAAAATTGGCAGTTCCCGATCGGGGGGAGTCAGGCGAATTTGCTGGGTGGGGTCGCTGAAAAAACGGTTGTGGGTGGTCACTAACCAGCGTGCATACTCCCGGCGAGAAATCGTGGCGTTCATGTTCAAGTCGGAGGGGATAACTCCCAGTTTTTGCAGGTCAGCCAGGTAGGGATTAGGGGGATTTGTTGGAGCAGGGGGTGGGGTGGTTGGGGGAGGAGAGACAGGGGGAGCTGTAGGTGGGGCAATGGGGGTTTGTAGTTTTAGGTAATACAAACTGAGGGTTTGCTCCTGATTGGTGACTGTCACTAGGTACCGGCGGTTAAAGGCAACGATTTGTTGAGGTGTCTGACTGAGGTTATCCCATTCCTGTTGGGTAAAAAATTTTTGGTAGAACTGGAGGGCTTCCGTGCCGTTGCTGACATTAAAAACTAGCCGACCTTCCTCCTCATTGCCACTAGCTACAGTCAACCGCCCTGGGGGATAGACAGGCAGAGGAAAGCCAGGGGGCAAAGTCACAACTGGTGCTAGTTGCTGGGGAGCAATGGCTCGACTGAGGCTGTCCCCGATCGGGGTATTGGCACAACCAACTAGCAGGCAAAGGACACTGAGCAGAGCCAACTTCTTCATAACACCAGGGTTCCTGGGGGATAGACACCAGCGGCCAAACAATTGTTGAGCCAACTATTAGCACCCACGATCGTGCCTGGGGGGATCACTGCCTTTTCCCCTACATAGGAATTATCGCCGATGTAGCAGGGGGGATGCAGGATTGCCCGATCGCTGATGTTAGTATTTTCCCCTACCCAGATGCCAGGGCTACGCATCTGAGCGCGCCAGGTAAATTTCACCTTCCCCTGGAGAATATCCAATTGGGCTTGATAAAACTTCTGGGGTGTCCCCACATCCAGCCAGTACCCCTCCCACACAAACCCCATCATCCGATAACCCCGATCGAGTATGTCGGGGAAAAACACCCGTTCAAAACTGAGAGGCTCTCCCAGAGGATAGAGGGCAAACAAGTCGGGCTGAATCACGTAAGTTCCGGCGTTGATGGTATTGATCCCCTGGGCTAGGTACAATTCTGCTTGGGCAGGCGTTGGTTTTTCCCGAAATGCTAGGACACAACTGTTACTATCTAATTCCACCAAGCCGTAGGGAGTAATATCCTCCACCCTGGTTAAGGTGAGGGTGACAGCGTTCTGATGTTGGTGATGAAACGCTAGTAGTGCCCGCAAATCCAAATCCGTCAAAATATCCGCATTGAATACCAGTAGGGGTTCACCCGTGAAATAGGGTCGTGCCAGGGTGATTGCCCCCGCTGTATCCAGGGGTGTGACCTCCTCAATGTAGCGAATCTGTGCTCCCCACTGCTTACCATCCCCTAGAAATTCGCGTACCTGGAGCGCCTGGTAGTGGACATTGACTAAAATATCCGTCACCCCCGCTGCCACGCACCGTTCCACCAGCCACTGCAAGAAAGGACGATCGAGGAGGGGTAACATTGGTTTGGGACAACCATAGGTGAGAGGTCGCAGGCGGGTGCCCTTGCCCCCCGCAATAATCACAGCCTGTGCCATCCATTTGGGGGTATAGTCTTATGGAGCATTATAGATGAGTACCCCGTGGTCACTGATAGCCGTACCAAGTTGGCACCAAAGTTGCTGCGCCGTCCCCACCGCTGGGGCAATATTTTCCTACTGGGCGCCATGGGAATAGCCATTAGCCTGGGTGCCCTCACTGCCAAGTATGTACCGGTTACCGCCATTGATTGGCAAGGACTGCTGCAGGGCAGAAATGTCAAGGAAGTCTGGTTAGAGGCACTGGGCAAAAACCTCACCACTACCTACCAAGTCCTGATTTTAGGAGTCGATCGGGGCGTAGGGCAAAGTGGGGCAAAATTTAGTGGGCGCACTGATACGATCATGCTCATCAGATTTGACCCCCAGGGCAAGATTACTCTCCTGTCCATTCCGCGGGACACCCAGGTGCAGATCGAGGGGGTAGGGACAGCCAAAATCAATGCCGCCAATGTCTATGGTGGGGTAGAAGCGGTGCAAACCACTCTGCAAGAACTCCTGCCCCAGGTCAGAATCGATCGTTATGTGCGCATTGATACGGGGGGACTGAGGGCAGTGATTGACGCGATCGGGGGAGTAGAAATTGATGTACCCGAACGGATGTACTACGAAGACAAGACCCAAGGATTGTTGATTGATCTCCAGCCAGGGAAGCAGACCCTCAACGGTAAGGAGGCAGAAGCCTTTAGTCGGTTTCGCGGCGATACCAACGCTGACATAGGCAGAATCCAACGCCAACAGATGCTACTCCAGTCCGTGCAAAAAAAACTGGGACAGCCCTGGACAATCCTTCGCCTGAAATCCCTCATCGAGACCATGAAAGACCACATTGACACTAATCTGACCGCCGAAGAAATGATTGCCCTCAGCGCTTTTAGTTTAAGTTTGCCACCCTCCCAAATCACTACCCTCACCCTCCCGGGACAACCCCTCCTAGAAAATGATGTGAGCTACTGGCAGCCAGATTTAGACACAATAGATGCAACGATCGTGCCCCAATTTCTCAGGGAATAGGTATGAGATTACTATTTATTTCCACATCTGTTGGCGCCTTTGGCAGTGGTATAGGGGGGGGAGTCGAACTGACCATCCGCAACGTCTGTGACTATTTGTTACACAGGGGTCATACTGTGCATTTAGTTGCCCCTAGCGGTTCCGTCGCCCAGAACATACCGATCGTGGCTTTGCCGGGGGCATTACACAGCTTTGCCCAGAACAGTGATAGAAATGACCCCATTCAATTCCCCAGTGATTCGGTGGTAGCCGAGATGCTGCACTATGCCTACCAAATGCAAGACCGCTACGACCTGATTGTCAGTTTTGCCTACGACTGGTTACCCTTTTATCTCACCCCTTTTTTTAGGACACCCCTTATACATTTTGTCAGTATGGGTTCAGTTAGTGATGCCCTTGATTACATCATTTGCAAAACAGGCAGGCAATTTCCCCGGCGTTTGGGGATGTACACCTATGTCCAAGCCCAGAGTTTTGGCGACCCCCAATTAGAAGTAGAAATCCTGGGGAGTGGCATTGATTTAGACCGCTATGAATACGTGGAATCCCCCGCTGATTTTTACGTCTGGATTGGCAGAATTGCCCCTGAAAAAGGGTTAGAAGATGTTGCTGCCGTCAGTGCCCAATTAGGTATAGAAGTACAGGTTTTTGGCAAGATGCAGGAAGAACAATACTGGCAGGCATGTCATGCCCAATATCCCCAAGCCCGTCTACACTATCAAGGCTTTTTCAACACCGATGAATTACAAGCCAGAATTGGCAAAGCCCGCGCCCTGATTATGACTCCCAAGTGGGTAGAAGCCTTTGGCAACGTTGCCATTGAAGCCCTCGCCTGTGGTGTACCAGTCATTAGCTATGCCCGCGGTGGACCTGTAGAGATTATTCGTCACAACGAAACAGGTTACCTAGTAGAGCCAGACAACATAGAAGCCCTGGCAGAAGCCATCAGCAAAATCGATCGGATTCGGCGGGGGAAATGCCGTGCCCAAGCAGAAAAAGAATACTCCCTCGAAGCCCTGGGAGAAAGATTTTTAGCCTGGTTCAAAGCTATAATCGCTGTTTTATAATGACAGAGGTACTCCCCCTTACATTATGGAAATTCAGGATCAATTCCAACAACTGTTAACAACCCTGGGTAGTGTAATTGTAGGACAGGAGGAATTGCAAAAACAATTAGTGATTGCTTTGCTGGCGGGGGGACACGTAATTTTAGAAGGGGTACCAGGGACA from Pseudanabaenaceae cyanobacterium SKYG29 includes the following:
- a CDS encoding glycosyltransferase family 2 protein produces the protein MTMLSQPIEREYVTHTPGERRRIKAAISLCVVYGCVGVLHSVPLGRQCVWGLGIVIFIQALRLIFCRLRRAGAIPNNYQPSVSLLVAAKNEETVIERLVEQLTQIDYTPLEVWVVNDASTDRTGEILQQLQESLPQLKVLNRAPNSFGGKSGALNQVLPLTNGEIIGVFDADAQITPDALQQIIGLFAQPNIGAVQLRKSIFNRSVNFLTRGQAAEMAMDLWLQERRAGIGGIGELRGNGQFVRRSALLQCGAWNEYTITDDLDLTFRLHLNGWDIACVLHPAVEEEGVITIKQLWHQRNRWAEGGYQRYLDYFPYLWRLRGSKAFDLWLFFLVQYLLPTASVPDTLFSLGWGRFPLLLPLVALSFLLSFIAMFLGLRRAYKTPWWRALGETVLGTVYLLHWLPVMISVTLRMAVRPKKLKWVKTVHLGHSA
- a CDS encoding S-layer homology domain-containing protein, giving the protein MKKLALLSVLCLLVGCANTPIGDSLSRAIAPQQLAPVVTLPPGFPLPVYPPGRLTVASGNEEEGRLVFNVSNGTEALQFYQKFFTQQEWDNLSQTPQQIVAFNRRYLVTVTNQEQTLSLYYLKLQTPIAPPTAPPVSPPPTTPPPAPTNPPNPYLADLQKLGVIPSDLNMNATISRREYARWLVTTHNRFFSDPTQQIRLTPPDRELPIFTDVPQSDPDFSFIQGLANAGIIDRNTSEFQPDRPLTREVLLQWKVLLDVRRPIPPASSNAVQNAWNFQDSDRISPPALGAVLQDSRAGELSNIRRSFGFTTLLQPGKHVSRLEAALSLWYFGDGEKGISAKEVLSAVP
- a CDS encoding NDP-sugar synthase, with the protein product MAQAVIIAGGKGTRLRPLTYGCPKPMLPLLDRPFLQWLVERCVAAGVTDILVNVHYQALQVREFLGDGKQWGAQIRYIEEVTPLDTAGAITLARPYFTGEPLLVFNADILTDLDLRALLAFHHQHQNAVTLTLTRVEDITPYGLVELDSNSCVLAFREKPTPAQAELYLAQGINTINAGTYVIQPDLFALYPLGEPLSFERVFFPDILDRGYRMMGFVWEGYWLDVGTPQKFYQAQLDILQGKVKFTWRAQMRSPGIWVGENTNISDRAILHPPCYIGDNSYVGEKAVIPPGTIVGANSWLNNCLAAGVYPPGTLVL
- a CDS encoding LCP family protein, whose product is MVTDSRTKLAPKLLRRPHRWGNIFLLGAMGIAISLGALTAKYVPVTAIDWQGLLQGRNVKEVWLEALGKNLTTTYQVLILGVDRGVGQSGAKFSGRTDTIMLIRFDPQGKITLLSIPRDTQVQIEGVGTAKINAANVYGGVEAVQTTLQELLPQVRIDRYVRIDTGGLRAVIDAIGGVEIDVPERMYYEDKTQGLLIDLQPGKQTLNGKEAEAFSRFRGDTNADIGRIQRQQMLLQSVQKKLGQPWTILRLKSLIETMKDHIDTNLTAEEMIALSAFSLSLPPSQITTLTLPGQPLLENDVSYWQPDLDTIDATIVPQFLRE
- a CDS encoding glycosyltransferase family 4 protein gives rise to the protein MRLLFISTSVGAFGSGIGGGVELTIRNVCDYLLHRGHTVHLVAPSGSVAQNIPIVALPGALHSFAQNSDRNDPIQFPSDSVVAEMLHYAYQMQDRYDLIVSFAYDWLPFYLTPFFRTPLIHFVSMGSVSDALDYIICKTGRQFPRRLGMYTYVQAQSFGDPQLEVEILGSGIDLDRYEYVESPADFYVWIGRIAPEKGLEDVAAVSAQLGIEVQVFGKMQEEQYWQACHAQYPQARLHYQGFFNTDELQARIGKARALIMTPKWVEAFGNVAIEALACGVPVISYARGGPVEIIRHNETGYLVEPDNIEALAEAISKIDRIRRGKCRAQAEKEYSLEALGERFLAWFKAIIAVL